The Arachidicoccus terrestris genome includes the window TTTTACTTTACGCCGTACCCCGCTGGCCACATCTATTACACTCGTACCTGGCTGTTTAACGATCCCTATCAGAATGCTTTCCCTGCCATCGGCTTTTATTTTCTGATACTGCCGGGCAGCATGAACGGTGATACTGGCCACATCCCGCAGTAGTATAATTCTGCCGGCCGTATTTTTAATAATAATGTCTCCTATCTGTCTTATATCGGTTAACCGGGCATCTGTTACGTTAAGGTATAAGGTTCTGTGATCGGACAAGTAACCTGAAGAGCGGATAAAATTAGTGTTGCTGACGCCATCTGCGACCTGCTGGGGTGTGATACCCAGCAGGCGCATTTTCTCTGGATAGAGCTGTATCCAATATTCCTTGTCCTGCCCGCCCAGTATAGGCACATCGCTGACGCCCGGCACCTGTGACAAGCCGGGCTTGATCGTAAACATTGCCAGCTGTTTTAAGGCTATGGGATCTAGCCGGTTACTGATAAGGGAATAGCCCATCACCTGAAGGATAGAAGGGTTCATTTTCTCTACGCTAATGCTGGCCCCTGGTGGTAAATTCCCACGGATCTGATTGATCCTGGATTCAATACGCTGTTTGCTTAGATCCAGATCCTCATTCCAATCAAAAAAAGCAGCGATCTCAAGACTGCCACGACTTGTTGTGCTTCTGATATCAGTCAGCCCAGGCACCTTTTTTATGGCAGCTTCCATGGGACGTGTAACCGTCATCGACATCTGATCCACCGGTTGGTCCCCTGCTTCAACAATCACTTTGATCTTCGGGAAGGTGATTTCCGGGAAAAGCGCCACCTGCATACGAGTATAGGCATATACACCCGCTATCAGGGCGGTAACGGCTAATAGCAGAATGGGAAACTTATACAGCGCAAAAAAATTACGTTTCATCGATCTTTATTGTGGCGTTGTTATTTTAATACCGGACGAATCCGTCAGGCCGTAACCACCCTCCAACACAAATCTGTCCTGCGGTGAAAAATGAGGAGAATCAATCCCCGTCTGACTGTCATTTTCCAGACCGATGACGACGGGCACTTTATGTACCGTGGAATCATTGAGTAGCTGCAGCACCCAATAATGCTGCTTATTTTCATCGGCATAAATACTGGCGGTCGGTAATATAAAGCCGGAGAAAGAACGAGTCGTTAAAAAGACACTGGCCATCAGCGCCGAAGGAATACCGCTGACAGCTGTTTTAATGAATATCTGTTGCGTTTGTGAAACGCTGTCCATTTGGGGCATTACTTTTTTCACTGTCCCATTTATGGCCGTTCCGTCCGGCAGGTTTATTTTCAACGATTGGTTCAGCCTGATCTTCTGACGGTATTCAAATGGCAGATTTAACTTAAATCCGAAGCTGGCTGCGTCAGCGATGGTTGCCAGCACTTCTCCTTCCTGGACATAATCGCCCACCTGATGGTTCAACAATGTGATAAGGCCACTGGCAGGGCTTTTTACCCGGCTGGTTCCGGAGAACCGAAACGATGAATCGAGTTGATTGATGATGTTGCCTA containing:
- a CDS encoding efflux RND transporter periplasmic adaptor subunit is translated as MKYVLLPALAVIICMTGCHGGSASTDSGQGDMDQARQQTPVTITSGNYGSMADSIALNAVSAYLLEIAVKNDMNGYIKQIASQVGDKVWRGEPLFTIQTKESKNIGNIINQLDSSFRFSGTSRVKSPASGLITLLNHQVGDYVQEGEVLATIADAASFGFKLNLPFEYRQKIRLNQSLKINLPDGTAINGTVKKVMPQMDSVSQTQQIFIKTAVSGIPSALMASVFLTTRSFSGFILPTASIYADENKQHYWVLQLLNDSTVHKVPVVIGLENDSQTGIDSPHFSPQDRFVLEGGYGLTDSSGIKITTPQ